One window of the Oncorhynchus keta strain PuntledgeMale-10-30-2019 chromosome 31, Oket_V2, whole genome shotgun sequence genome contains the following:
- the LOC118364213 gene encoding dual specificity protein kinase Ttk-like isoform X2 — protein sequence MLEEEHTDRQHQLAMLCQKLDRIKTRYLIEDETDNINQAIGSNSPETCLACLMDLEKKGDPHLDPSHLTKLTDFYTRVFSTMPLGKHCKNESYARMLVRFAELNVIQDTNGAEDNFNVATTHCQEFAFVHIAHAQFELSQGNTKKSTWILQRAIELSAKPNDLLEAAMQNLTLGKAELLSSEDKENVPVSTYNTHGSAKNGTEFRKVSRNSDGTGDLQLSSIFSSGTMEQRNGPQEDKVPAWMSGSQRKRAVGMAGRESSRLQAISEMDDDDSDGRQVKMEALISSSLSRQTSGSSAMLSLSSAKKRVEDGDFLNLKTPIIRPEPRPWKDMGIVDSTTTLLHRQDRRDDTRMEDTTDNINQIIGSNSPEACRMYLTKLEKRGNPQIDTNLLLKLKDSYSRVFSRLPLGMYRNSESYVKMLVRYAELKGIDDPDDARDNFIVARSNCKSFAFVHIAHAQFEVARGQVKKGTSILQKALQVNAKPTELIETAMQKLKAGNYQFLLAEDRESLLEPLSHGLLSLSNYGREREPEIPTHLPLSQTQPKPSSMELSSGWKIPAHEKHTPPDFTPIPRLVDSLPTPSLPLPSRLNPPVACQMPNYKDTRANSYFTPGVKRNSPYAGPLSAAHKAGPAQQQPCTPLSQVSYAQQNHQGSAVALSNESIVIKGKRFLVLKMIGRGGSSKVYQVLDQRNQLFAVKYVNLEEADAQTVESYKNEIEHLNRLQQYSDQIIKLYDYEITNSYIYMLMECGNLDFSTWLRNRKTVNPLERKLYWKNMLEAVQTIHKHGIVHSDLKPANFVIVNASLKLIDFGIANRIQPDVTSIMKDSQVGTLNYMPPEAIKDTSSQPGKASSKISTKGDVWSLGCIMYCMTYGKTPFQTITNQITKLHAIIDPTHEMEFPDIAEKDLLDVLKRCLVRNPRERISIAELLEHSYLKLQSQQQSPVPAPPDNKDLKRILNELAALQSPNSIARAANNLAKMCNSGRKLDAAGCVKSSSHLNWKM from the exons ATGTTGGAGGAGgagcatacagacagacagcaccaacTTGCCATGTTATGTCAGAAGCTCGACCGAATTAAAACAAGATATCTAATCGAAG ATGAAACTGATAATATCAACCAGGCCATTGGCTCAAATTCCCCTGAAACGTGTCTCGCATGTCTGATGGACTTGGAGAAGAAAGGAGACCCTCACTTGGATCCTAGTCATCTCACAAAGCTTACAGACTTCTATACCCGTGTATTCTCAACTATGCCACTGGGAAAACACTGCAAAAATGAGAGCTATGCCAGAATGCTGGTCAGATTTGCAGAGCTGAATGT AATCCAAGACACCAATGGGGCAGAGGACAACTTCAATGTTGCGACTACACACTGCCAGGAATTTGCTTTTGTCCATATTGCACATGCTCAGTTTGAACTGTCTCAAG GCAACACAAAGAAAAGTACTTGGATACTTCAGAGGGCCATTGAACTGAGTGCCAAACCCAACGACCTGCTGGAGGCTGCTATGCAGAACTTGACTTTGGGCAAAGCAGAACTTCTTTCCTCTGAGGATAAGGAAAATGTACCAG TCTCAACTTATAATACACATGGTTCTGCGAAAAATGGAACAGAATTTCGCAAAGTCTCGAGAAACTCAGACGGTACAGGCGACTTGCAGCTTTCCAGTATTTTTTCTTCAGG AACAATGGAACAACGGAATGGACCCCAAGAGGACAAGGTTCCAGCTTGGATGTCTGGTTCTCAACGAAAGAGAGCTGTTGGCATG gcagggagagagagcagtagactgCAGGCAATCTCAGAAATGGATGATGATGACAGTGATGGAAGACAAGTGAAGATGGAGGCTCTCATCTCAAGTAGTTTGTCCAG GCAAACTTCTGGTTCAAGTGCGATGTTATCCTTGTCCTCGGCCAAGAAGCGTGTTGAAGATGGGGATTTCCTCAATCTAAAG ACACCTATCATTAGACCTGAGCCACGCCCATGGAAGGACATGGGAATTGTGGACTCCACCACTACACTGCTGCACAGGCAAGATAGGAGAGATGACACTAGGATGGAAG ATACCACTGACAATATAAACCAGATAATTGGTTCCAACTCCCCTGAGGCTTGCCGGATGTATCTGACCAAGCTGGAGAAGAGGGGCAATCCTCAGATAGACACCAACCTTCTCCTAAAGCTGAAGGACAGCTATTCCAGAGTCTTCTCCAGACTGCCATTGGGAATGTACAGAAACAGTGAGAGCTATGTCAAGATGCTGGTCCGATATGCTGAACTCAAAGG CATTGATGACCCAGATGATGCTCGGGACAACTTCATCGTTGCGAGATCCAACTGCAAAAGCTTTGCCTTTGTGCACATAGCACATGCTCAGTTTGAGGTTGCTCGAG GTCAGGTCAAGAAAGGCACGTCAATACTACAGAAAGCCCTTCAGGTGAACGCAAAGCCCACTGAACTAATTGAGACTGCAATGCAGAAACTAAAAGCTGGGAATTACCAGTTTCTCCTTGCAGAAGACCGAGAGAGTCTCCTAG AGCCACTGTCTCACGGGTTATTGAGTCTGTCAAActatggtagagagagggagcCGGAGATTCCCACCCATTTACCTCTGAGCCAGACACAGCCCAAACCCTCTAGCATGGAGCTGTCTTCAGGGTGGAAAATACCAGCCCAT GAGAAGCACACCCCTCCTGATTTCACGCCCATTCCACGTCTGGTGGACTCTCTACCCACCCCGTCACTTCCTCTCCCGTCCAGACTCAACCCACCCGTCGCCTGCCAGATGCCCAACTACAAAGACACCAGGGCCAACAG TTACTTTACCCCTGGGGTCAAGAGGAACTCCCCATATGCGGGCCCTCTCTCAGCAGCCCATAAAGCCGGCCCTGCCCAGCAGCAGCCGTGCACCCCCCTCAGCCAGGTGTCCTATGCCCAACAGAACCACCAG GGTTCTGCCGTTGCTCTCTCAAACGAGTCCATTGTGATAAAGGGCAAACGTTTCCTCGTCCTGAAGATGATTGGACGAGGTGGCTCCAGTAAG GTGTACCAGGTTCTGGACCAACGTAATCAGCTGTTTGCTGTGAAGTATGTGAACCTGGAGGAGGCCGATGCCCAGACAGTGGAGAGCTACAAGAACGAGATAGAGCATCTCAATCGCCTGCAGCAGTACAGTGATCAGATCATCAAGCTGTATGATTA TGAAATAACCAACAGCTACATCTACATGCTGATGGAATGTGGTAACCTGGACTTCAGCACCTGGCTACGCAACCGTAAAACTGTCAACCCGCTGGAGAGGAAGTTATACTGGAAGAATATGCTGGAGGCAGTCCAGACCATCCACAAACATG GTATTGTCCATAGTGACTTGAAGCCAGCCAATTTTGTGATTGTGAATGCCTCGCTGAAATTGATCGACTTTGGCATTGCAAACCGCATCCAGCCTGATGTGACAAGCATTATGAAAGATTCTCAG GTTGGGACCTTGAACTACATGCCCCCTGAAGCCATCAAAGACACTTCATCCCAGCCAGGGAAGGCAAGCTCTAAG ATTAGTACTAAAGGTGATGTGTGGTCCCTTGGTTGCATCATGTACTGCATGACCTATGGGAAGACTCCATTCCAGACCATCACCAACCAGATCACCAAGCTACATGCCATCATTGACCCTACCCATGAGATGGAGTTCCCTGACATTGCAGAGAAGGATCTGCTAGATGTGTTGAAG AGGTGCTTGGTGCGAAACCCAAGAGAGCGGATTTCCATCGCGGAACTGCTGGAGCATTCATACCTAAAGCTTCAGTCTCAGCAACAGTCACCTGTGCCAG CACCTCCTGACAATAAGGATCTGAAGAGGATCCTCAACGAGCTCGCTGCCTTACAGTCTCCTAACAGCATTGCCAGGGCTGCTAAT AACTTGGCGAAAATGTGCAACAGTGGTCGGAAACTGGATGCTGCAGGGTGTGTAAAGTCATCCAGCCATCTCAACTGGAAGATGTAG
- the LOC118364213 gene encoding dual specificity protein kinase Ttk-like isoform X1: MLEEEHTDRQHQLAMLCQKLDRIKTRYLIEDETDNINQAIGSNSPETCLACLMDLEKKGDPHLDPSHLTKLTDFYTRVFSTMPLGKHCKNESYARMLVRFAELNVIQDTNGAEDNFNVATTHCQEFAFVHIAHAQFELSQGNTKKSTWILQRAIELSAKPNDLLEAAMQNLTLGKAELLSSEDKENVPVSTYNTHGSAKNGTEFRKVSRNSDGTGDLQLSSIFSSGTMEQRNGPQEDKVPAWMSGSQRKRAVGMAGRESSRLQAISEMDDDDSDGRQVKMEALISSSLSRQTSGSSAMLSLSSAKKRVEDGDFLNLKTPIIRPEPRPWKDMGIVDSTTTLLHRQDRRDDTRMEDTTDNINQIIGSNSPEACRMYLTKLEKRGNPQIDTNLLLKLKDSYSRVFSRLPLGMYRNSESYVKMLVRYAELKGIDDPDDARDNFIVARSNCKSFAFVHIAHAQFEVARGQVKKGTSILQKALQVNAKPTELIETAMQKLKAGNYQFLLAEDRESLLEPLSHGLLSLSNYGREREPEIPTHLPLSQTQPKPSSMELSSGWKIPAHVSRVVSPEEKHTPPDFTPIPRLVDSLPTPSLPLPSRLNPPVACQMPNYKDTRANSYFTPGVKRNSPYAGPLSAAHKAGPAQQQPCTPLSQVSYAQQNHQGSAVALSNESIVIKGKRFLVLKMIGRGGSSKVYQVLDQRNQLFAVKYVNLEEADAQTVESYKNEIEHLNRLQQYSDQIIKLYDYEITNSYIYMLMECGNLDFSTWLRNRKTVNPLERKLYWKNMLEAVQTIHKHGIVHSDLKPANFVIVNASLKLIDFGIANRIQPDVTSIMKDSQVGTLNYMPPEAIKDTSSQPGKASSKISTKGDVWSLGCIMYCMTYGKTPFQTITNQITKLHAIIDPTHEMEFPDIAEKDLLDVLKRCLVRNPRERISIAELLEHSYLKLQSQQQSPVPAPPDNKDLKRILNELAALQSPNSIARAANNLAKMCNSGRKLDAAGCVKSSSHLNWKM; encoded by the exons ATGTTGGAGGAGgagcatacagacagacagcaccaacTTGCCATGTTATGTCAGAAGCTCGACCGAATTAAAACAAGATATCTAATCGAAG ATGAAACTGATAATATCAACCAGGCCATTGGCTCAAATTCCCCTGAAACGTGTCTCGCATGTCTGATGGACTTGGAGAAGAAAGGAGACCCTCACTTGGATCCTAGTCATCTCACAAAGCTTACAGACTTCTATACCCGTGTATTCTCAACTATGCCACTGGGAAAACACTGCAAAAATGAGAGCTATGCCAGAATGCTGGTCAGATTTGCAGAGCTGAATGT AATCCAAGACACCAATGGGGCAGAGGACAACTTCAATGTTGCGACTACACACTGCCAGGAATTTGCTTTTGTCCATATTGCACATGCTCAGTTTGAACTGTCTCAAG GCAACACAAAGAAAAGTACTTGGATACTTCAGAGGGCCATTGAACTGAGTGCCAAACCCAACGACCTGCTGGAGGCTGCTATGCAGAACTTGACTTTGGGCAAAGCAGAACTTCTTTCCTCTGAGGATAAGGAAAATGTACCAG TCTCAACTTATAATACACATGGTTCTGCGAAAAATGGAACAGAATTTCGCAAAGTCTCGAGAAACTCAGACGGTACAGGCGACTTGCAGCTTTCCAGTATTTTTTCTTCAGG AACAATGGAACAACGGAATGGACCCCAAGAGGACAAGGTTCCAGCTTGGATGTCTGGTTCTCAACGAAAGAGAGCTGTTGGCATG gcagggagagagagcagtagactgCAGGCAATCTCAGAAATGGATGATGATGACAGTGATGGAAGACAAGTGAAGATGGAGGCTCTCATCTCAAGTAGTTTGTCCAG GCAAACTTCTGGTTCAAGTGCGATGTTATCCTTGTCCTCGGCCAAGAAGCGTGTTGAAGATGGGGATTTCCTCAATCTAAAG ACACCTATCATTAGACCTGAGCCACGCCCATGGAAGGACATGGGAATTGTGGACTCCACCACTACACTGCTGCACAGGCAAGATAGGAGAGATGACACTAGGATGGAAG ATACCACTGACAATATAAACCAGATAATTGGTTCCAACTCCCCTGAGGCTTGCCGGATGTATCTGACCAAGCTGGAGAAGAGGGGCAATCCTCAGATAGACACCAACCTTCTCCTAAAGCTGAAGGACAGCTATTCCAGAGTCTTCTCCAGACTGCCATTGGGAATGTACAGAAACAGTGAGAGCTATGTCAAGATGCTGGTCCGATATGCTGAACTCAAAGG CATTGATGACCCAGATGATGCTCGGGACAACTTCATCGTTGCGAGATCCAACTGCAAAAGCTTTGCCTTTGTGCACATAGCACATGCTCAGTTTGAGGTTGCTCGAG GTCAGGTCAAGAAAGGCACGTCAATACTACAGAAAGCCCTTCAGGTGAACGCAAAGCCCACTGAACTAATTGAGACTGCAATGCAGAAACTAAAAGCTGGGAATTACCAGTTTCTCCTTGCAGAAGACCGAGAGAGTCTCCTAG AGCCACTGTCTCACGGGTTATTGAGTCTGTCAAActatggtagagagagggagcCGGAGATTCCCACCCATTTACCTCTGAGCCAGACACAGCCCAAACCCTCTAGCATGGAGCTGTCTTCAGGGTGGAAAATACCAGCCCATGTAAGCAGAGTCGTGTCTCCAGAG GAGAAGCACACCCCTCCTGATTTCACGCCCATTCCACGTCTGGTGGACTCTCTACCCACCCCGTCACTTCCTCTCCCGTCCAGACTCAACCCACCCGTCGCCTGCCAGATGCCCAACTACAAAGACACCAGGGCCAACAG TTACTTTACCCCTGGGGTCAAGAGGAACTCCCCATATGCGGGCCCTCTCTCAGCAGCCCATAAAGCCGGCCCTGCCCAGCAGCAGCCGTGCACCCCCCTCAGCCAGGTGTCCTATGCCCAACAGAACCACCAG GGTTCTGCCGTTGCTCTCTCAAACGAGTCCATTGTGATAAAGGGCAAACGTTTCCTCGTCCTGAAGATGATTGGACGAGGTGGCTCCAGTAAG GTGTACCAGGTTCTGGACCAACGTAATCAGCTGTTTGCTGTGAAGTATGTGAACCTGGAGGAGGCCGATGCCCAGACAGTGGAGAGCTACAAGAACGAGATAGAGCATCTCAATCGCCTGCAGCAGTACAGTGATCAGATCATCAAGCTGTATGATTA TGAAATAACCAACAGCTACATCTACATGCTGATGGAATGTGGTAACCTGGACTTCAGCACCTGGCTACGCAACCGTAAAACTGTCAACCCGCTGGAGAGGAAGTTATACTGGAAGAATATGCTGGAGGCAGTCCAGACCATCCACAAACATG GTATTGTCCATAGTGACTTGAAGCCAGCCAATTTTGTGATTGTGAATGCCTCGCTGAAATTGATCGACTTTGGCATTGCAAACCGCATCCAGCCTGATGTGACAAGCATTATGAAAGATTCTCAG GTTGGGACCTTGAACTACATGCCCCCTGAAGCCATCAAAGACACTTCATCCCAGCCAGGGAAGGCAAGCTCTAAG ATTAGTACTAAAGGTGATGTGTGGTCCCTTGGTTGCATCATGTACTGCATGACCTATGGGAAGACTCCATTCCAGACCATCACCAACCAGATCACCAAGCTACATGCCATCATTGACCCTACCCATGAGATGGAGTTCCCTGACATTGCAGAGAAGGATCTGCTAGATGTGTTGAAG AGGTGCTTGGTGCGAAACCCAAGAGAGCGGATTTCCATCGCGGAACTGCTGGAGCATTCATACCTAAAGCTTCAGTCTCAGCAACAGTCACCTGTGCCAG CACCTCCTGACAATAAGGATCTGAAGAGGATCCTCAACGAGCTCGCTGCCTTACAGTCTCCTAACAGCATTGCCAGGGCTGCTAAT AACTTGGCGAAAATGTGCAACAGTGGTCGGAAACTGGATGCTGCAGGGTGTGTAAAGTCATCCAGCCATCTCAACTGGAAGATGTAG
- the LOC118364213 gene encoding dual specificity protein kinase Ttk-like isoform X4: MCNTKKSTWILQRAIELSAKPNDLLEAAMQNLTLGKAELLSSEDKENVPVSTYNTHGSAKNGTEFRKVSRNSDGTGDLQLSSIFSSGTMEQRNGPQEDKVPAWMSGSQRKRAVGMAGRESSRLQAISEMDDDDSDGRQVKMEALISSSLSRQTSGSSAMLSLSSAKKRVEDGDFLNLKTPIIRPEPRPWKDMGIVDSTTTLLHRQDRRDDTRMEDTTDNINQIIGSNSPEACRMYLTKLEKRGNPQIDTNLLLKLKDSYSRVFSRLPLGMYRNSESYVKMLVRYAELKGIDDPDDARDNFIVARSNCKSFAFVHIAHAQFEVARGQVKKGTSILQKALQVNAKPTELIETAMQKLKAGNYQFLLAEDRESLLEPLSHGLLSLSNYGREREPEIPTHLPLSQTQPKPSSMELSSGWKIPAHVSRVVSPEEKHTPPDFTPIPRLVDSLPTPSLPLPSRLNPPVACQMPNYKDTRANSYFTPGVKRNSPYAGPLSAAHKAGPAQQQPCTPLSQVSYAQQNHQGSAVALSNESIVIKGKRFLVLKMIGRGGSSKVYQVLDQRNQLFAVKYVNLEEADAQTVESYKNEIEHLNRLQQYSDQIIKLYDYEITNSYIYMLMECGNLDFSTWLRNRKTVNPLERKLYWKNMLEAVQTIHKHGIVHSDLKPANFVIVNASLKLIDFGIANRIQPDVTSIMKDSQVGTLNYMPPEAIKDTSSQPGKASSKISTKGDVWSLGCIMYCMTYGKTPFQTITNQITKLHAIIDPTHEMEFPDIAEKDLLDVLKRCLVRNPRERISIAELLEHSYLKLQSQQQSPVPAPPDNKDLKRILNELAALQSPNSIARAANNLAKMCNSGRKLDAAGCVKSSSHLNWKM; encoded by the exons ATGT GCAACACAAAGAAAAGTACTTGGATACTTCAGAGGGCCATTGAACTGAGTGCCAAACCCAACGACCTGCTGGAGGCTGCTATGCAGAACTTGACTTTGGGCAAAGCAGAACTTCTTTCCTCTGAGGATAAGGAAAATGTACCAG TCTCAACTTATAATACACATGGTTCTGCGAAAAATGGAACAGAATTTCGCAAAGTCTCGAGAAACTCAGACGGTACAGGCGACTTGCAGCTTTCCAGTATTTTTTCTTCAGG AACAATGGAACAACGGAATGGACCCCAAGAGGACAAGGTTCCAGCTTGGATGTCTGGTTCTCAACGAAAGAGAGCTGTTGGCATG gcagggagagagagcagtagactgCAGGCAATCTCAGAAATGGATGATGATGACAGTGATGGAAGACAAGTGAAGATGGAGGCTCTCATCTCAAGTAGTTTGTCCAG GCAAACTTCTGGTTCAAGTGCGATGTTATCCTTGTCCTCGGCCAAGAAGCGTGTTGAAGATGGGGATTTCCTCAATCTAAAG ACACCTATCATTAGACCTGAGCCACGCCCATGGAAGGACATGGGAATTGTGGACTCCACCACTACACTGCTGCACAGGCAAGATAGGAGAGATGACACTAGGATGGAAG ATACCACTGACAATATAAACCAGATAATTGGTTCCAACTCCCCTGAGGCTTGCCGGATGTATCTGACCAAGCTGGAGAAGAGGGGCAATCCTCAGATAGACACCAACCTTCTCCTAAAGCTGAAGGACAGCTATTCCAGAGTCTTCTCCAGACTGCCATTGGGAATGTACAGAAACAGTGAGAGCTATGTCAAGATGCTGGTCCGATATGCTGAACTCAAAGG CATTGATGACCCAGATGATGCTCGGGACAACTTCATCGTTGCGAGATCCAACTGCAAAAGCTTTGCCTTTGTGCACATAGCACATGCTCAGTTTGAGGTTGCTCGAG GTCAGGTCAAGAAAGGCACGTCAATACTACAGAAAGCCCTTCAGGTGAACGCAAAGCCCACTGAACTAATTGAGACTGCAATGCAGAAACTAAAAGCTGGGAATTACCAGTTTCTCCTTGCAGAAGACCGAGAGAGTCTCCTAG AGCCACTGTCTCACGGGTTATTGAGTCTGTCAAActatggtagagagagggagcCGGAGATTCCCACCCATTTACCTCTGAGCCAGACACAGCCCAAACCCTCTAGCATGGAGCTGTCTTCAGGGTGGAAAATACCAGCCCATGTAAGCAGAGTCGTGTCTCCAGAG GAGAAGCACACCCCTCCTGATTTCACGCCCATTCCACGTCTGGTGGACTCTCTACCCACCCCGTCACTTCCTCTCCCGTCCAGACTCAACCCACCCGTCGCCTGCCAGATGCCCAACTACAAAGACACCAGGGCCAACAG TTACTTTACCCCTGGGGTCAAGAGGAACTCCCCATATGCGGGCCCTCTCTCAGCAGCCCATAAAGCCGGCCCTGCCCAGCAGCAGCCGTGCACCCCCCTCAGCCAGGTGTCCTATGCCCAACAGAACCACCAG GGTTCTGCCGTTGCTCTCTCAAACGAGTCCATTGTGATAAAGGGCAAACGTTTCCTCGTCCTGAAGATGATTGGACGAGGTGGCTCCAGTAAG GTGTACCAGGTTCTGGACCAACGTAATCAGCTGTTTGCTGTGAAGTATGTGAACCTGGAGGAGGCCGATGCCCAGACAGTGGAGAGCTACAAGAACGAGATAGAGCATCTCAATCGCCTGCAGCAGTACAGTGATCAGATCATCAAGCTGTATGATTA TGAAATAACCAACAGCTACATCTACATGCTGATGGAATGTGGTAACCTGGACTTCAGCACCTGGCTACGCAACCGTAAAACTGTCAACCCGCTGGAGAGGAAGTTATACTGGAAGAATATGCTGGAGGCAGTCCAGACCATCCACAAACATG GTATTGTCCATAGTGACTTGAAGCCAGCCAATTTTGTGATTGTGAATGCCTCGCTGAAATTGATCGACTTTGGCATTGCAAACCGCATCCAGCCTGATGTGACAAGCATTATGAAAGATTCTCAG GTTGGGACCTTGAACTACATGCCCCCTGAAGCCATCAAAGACACTTCATCCCAGCCAGGGAAGGCAAGCTCTAAG ATTAGTACTAAAGGTGATGTGTGGTCCCTTGGTTGCATCATGTACTGCATGACCTATGGGAAGACTCCATTCCAGACCATCACCAACCAGATCACCAAGCTACATGCCATCATTGACCCTACCCATGAGATGGAGTTCCCTGACATTGCAGAGAAGGATCTGCTAGATGTGTTGAAG AGGTGCTTGGTGCGAAACCCAAGAGAGCGGATTTCCATCGCGGAACTGCTGGAGCATTCATACCTAAAGCTTCAGTCTCAGCAACAGTCACCTGTGCCAG CACCTCCTGACAATAAGGATCTGAAGAGGATCCTCAACGAGCTCGCTGCCTTACAGTCTCCTAACAGCATTGCCAGGGCTGCTAAT AACTTGGCGAAAATGTGCAACAGTGGTCGGAAACTGGATGCTGCAGGGTGTGTAAAGTCATCCAGCCATCTCAACTGGAAGATGTAG